The following are from one region of the Deinococcus aerophilus genome:
- a CDS encoding DNA repair protein, protein MARVKQSRESRTTSDPFTAFDALLGSAGLPPQFRTLNAGGELSGDELDTALTAALQLAHDRWGLGLHHLRHEARVVRRDEGSDIALLTDGHVTAHLSDGAAQISAAYEVMRATDDRGLSMWGTLPDGPRVSADAPFARLKVLIEDARDFETHWMEGRQGLFTRLWRAGETLSVEAARPASPQTALSDAAWDVITGIKDRTFQRELMRRSEEVGMLGALLGARHAGAGAQLAGLPEAHFSVQACVHRLSGPQARDAEAVRAALRAVAAELDELQAVGTRELAAVLKHGLTDRS, encoded by the coding sequence ATGGCACGAGTCAAACAGAGCCGGGAATCCCGCACGACCTCCGACCCTTTCACCGCCTTCGACGCTCTGCTGGGCAGCGCGGGCCTGCCGCCGCAGTTCCGGACGCTGAACGCCGGAGGCGAGCTGTCCGGCGACGAGCTGGACACGGCCCTGACGGCGGCGCTGCAGCTTGCCCATGACCGCTGGGGCCTGGGCCTGCACCACCTGCGCCACGAGGCCCGCGTGGTCCGCCGCGACGAGGGCAGCGACATCGCCCTGCTCACCGATGGACATGTAACCGCCCACCTGAGCGACGGAGCGGCGCAGATCTCGGCGGCCTACGAGGTCATGCGCGCCACTGATGACCGCGGCCTGAGCATGTGGGGCACCCTGCCCGACGGACCGCGTGTGTCCGCCGACGCTCCCTTCGCCCGGCTCAAGGTCCTCATCGAGGATGCCCGCGACTTTGAGACCCACTGGATGGAGGGCCGCCAGGGCCTGTTCACGCGGCTGTGGCGCGCCGGCGAGACCCTGAGCGTGGAGGCGGCCCGGCCCGCCTCACCCCAGACTGCGCTGTCCGACGCGGCGTGGGACGTGATCACGGGCATCAAGGACCGCACCTTTCAGCGCGAGCTGATGCGCCGCAGCGAGGAGGTCGGCATGCTCGGCGCGCTGCTGGGGGCGCGGCACGCCGGGGCCGGGGCCCAGCTCGCCGGGCTGCCCGAGGCCCATTTCAGCGTGCAGGCGTGTGTGCACCGCCTGAGCGGCCCGCAGGCCCGCGACGCCGAGGCGGTCCGGGCGGCGCTGCGGGCCGTGGCCGCTGAACTTGACGAGTTGCAGGCGGTCGGCACCCGCGAACTCGCGGCGGTGCTCAAACACGGCCTGACCGACCGGTCCTGA
- a CDS encoding lipid II:glycine glycyltransferase FemX, whose amino-acid sequence MRLKLVETTDSRVYDDAVQGLPITSALQGWGYGEARRALGQTPVRYLITQGGRTVGAVQLIRKRLVPGFSTLYAPRGPALETLDLLPEVAAAIKAVARPSDAVLKIEPPVPIPADGSAIIPEAYGPFRRAESEQPEHTIVADLTRSEDELFAGLHSMARRNVRTAQKLGVVAGRDDDFDAFWEIFTATNERAKLGAFPRRYYETMLREGNAHGGEAYIVLSRHEGRALAGGFFLAMGTGTSYLFGGSVRDDRVDAAGQPLKDAKAPDAFYWNALLDAKRRGYQLFDFWGIPRKLDEEKHSFGVFKMKLKFSEQRVWYPAYDLPLNAAAPAIVKALRWRKTQNNKRKRGSADDVL is encoded by the coding sequence GTGCGCCTGAAGCTTGTCGAGACCACCGATTCCCGCGTCTATGACGACGCTGTACAGGGACTGCCGATCACCAGCGCGCTGCAGGGCTGGGGCTACGGTGAGGCCCGCCGCGCGCTGGGACAGACGCCGGTCCGTTACCTGATCACGCAAGGTGGCCGCACGGTGGGGGCGGTCCAGCTGATCCGCAAGCGGCTGGTGCCGGGGTTCAGCACGCTGTATGCGCCGCGTGGTCCGGCGCTGGAGACTCTGGATCTGCTGCCCGAGGTCGCCGCCGCCATCAAGGCCGTGGCGCGTCCCAGCGACGCCGTGCTGAAGATCGAGCCGCCCGTTCCCATACCGGCCGACGGCAGCGCGATCATTCCCGAGGCGTATGGCCCGTTTCGCCGCGCCGAATCCGAGCAGCCGGAGCACACCATCGTGGCCGACCTGACCCGCAGCGAGGACGAGCTGTTTGCCGGGCTGCACAGCATGGCCCGCCGCAACGTGCGCACCGCCCAGAAGCTGGGCGTGGTGGCCGGCCGCGACGACGACTTCGATGCGTTCTGGGAGATCTTCACGGCCACCAACGAGCGGGCCAAGCTCGGCGCGTTTCCGCGCAGGTACTACGAGACCATGCTGCGCGAGGGCAACGCCCACGGCGGCGAAGCCTACATCGTGCTGTCACGCCATGAGGGCCGGGCCCTCGCCGGAGGCTTTTTTCTGGCGATGGGTACGGGCACGTCCTACCTGTTCGGCGGCAGCGTCCGCGATGACCGTGTGGACGCTGCGGGCCAGCCGCTCAAGGACGCCAAGGCTCCCGATGCCTTTTACTGGAACGCCCTCCTGGACGCCAAACGGCGCGGCTACCAGCTGTTCGACTTCTGGGGCATTCCGCGCAAGCTGGACGAGGAGAAGCATTCCTTTGGCGTGTTCAAGATGAAGCTCAAGTTCAGCGAGCAGCGGGTGTGGTACCCGGCCTATGACCTGCCCCTGAACGCCGCCGCCCCCGCCATCGTGAAGGCCCTGCGCTGGCGCAAGACCCAGAACAACAAGCGCAAGCGCGGCAGCGCCGACGACGTGCTGTAA
- a CDS encoding S8 family peptidase produces MKRGLLMLSGLLALTGLTGASAGRLSAGLLDKVRAHDNAPTGVIVRFGFSDADNAQGRQSFKALRRQLKNTLAALGPKAGFVNTAMKRGGAELWLYQSVYLKLSPVQALQLSTLPVVDEVFENFKVQLPKVQASTVKALSAASAPTGTPDPLRAVGAPQAWAAGLKGSGVRIGHLDTGIDASHPELKGKLMAFAEFDANGDRVTGSKPHDSEQHGTHTAGLLVGKTVGIAPEARLISALVLPGGEGTFAQVIAGMQWVLDPDNNADTDDGANVVSMSLGLPGTSDAFVVPVQNMLRAGVVPVFAVGNFGPQPGSTGSPGNIPDAVGVGAVDTGGKVASFSSRGPVKWSGAIEGSFIKPDVAAPGVAITSSFPGGKYGVLSGSSQAAPIVAGAVAVMMGAKPGSSVPDLKQALFQSASNKGKKDNQTGYGVINLPGALGKLGVALASGSAGTSATGQTPPPTGPAGYRFCVLEGQECKFSGQKQVAFGAAGRYLSGLTTDGFRCTVAEWGSDPVPGKAKACYIKDDKPTP; encoded by the coding sequence ATGAAACGTGGACTCCTGATGCTCTCCGGCCTGCTGGCCCTGACCGGCCTGACCGGCGCCTCGGCGGGACGGTTGTCCGCCGGCCTGCTCGACAAGGTGCGGGCCCACGACAACGCTCCCACCGGGGTGATCGTCCGCTTCGGTTTCAGCGACGCCGACAACGCCCAGGGTCGCCAGTCGTTCAAGGCGCTGCGGCGGCAGCTCAAGAACACCCTGGCCGCCCTAGGACCAAAGGCCGGCTTCGTGAACACCGCGATGAAGCGCGGCGGCGCCGAGCTGTGGCTCTACCAGTCGGTGTACCTCAAGCTCTCGCCGGTACAGGCGCTGCAGCTCTCGACCCTGCCGGTGGTCGACGAGGTGTTCGAGAACTTCAAGGTGCAGCTTCCCAAGGTGCAGGCCTCCACAGTCAAGGCCCTCAGCGCGGCCAGTGCGCCCACCGGCACGCCCGACCCCCTGCGGGCGGTGGGCGCTCCACAGGCCTGGGCCGCCGGCCTCAAGGGCAGCGGCGTCCGCATCGGGCACCTCGACACCGGCATCGACGCCTCGCATCCAGAGCTGAAGGGCAAACTCATGGCCTTTGCCGAGTTCGATGCCAACGGGGACCGCGTGACCGGCAGCAAACCCCACGACAGCGAGCAGCACGGCACCCACACGGCGGGCCTGCTCGTCGGCAAGACGGTGGGCATCGCCCCGGAGGCCCGGCTGATCAGCGCCTTGGTGCTGCCCGGCGGCGAGGGCACCTTCGCGCAGGTGATCGCCGGGATGCAGTGGGTCCTTGACCCCGACAACAATGCCGATACCGACGATGGGGCGAATGTGGTCAGCATGAGCCTGGGCCTGCCGGGCACCTCCGACGCCTTCGTGGTACCGGTACAGAACATGCTGCGGGCCGGGGTGGTCCCGGTGTTCGCCGTGGGTAATTTTGGCCCGCAGCCGGGCAGCACCGGCAGCCCTGGCAACATTCCCGATGCCGTGGGGGTGGGGGCGGTGGACACCGGGGGCAAGGTGGCCTCCTTCAGCAGCCGCGGCCCGGTGAAGTGGAGCGGAGCCATCGAGGGCAGTTTCATCAAGCCGGACGTGGCTGCGCCGGGGGTGGCCATCACCAGCAGCTTTCCCGGCGGGAAGTACGGCGTCCTCTCCGGTTCCTCGCAGGCCGCGCCCATCGTGGCCGGCGCGGTGGCCGTGATGATGGGCGCAAAGCCGGGCAGCAGCGTCCCCGACCTCAAGCAGGCGCTGTTTCAAAGTGCCTCGAACAAGGGAAAGAAGGACAACCAGACCGGCTACGGCGTCATCAACCTGCCCGGAGCCCTGGGCAAACTGGGCGTGGCGCTGGCCTCCGGTTCAGCGGGAACGTCCGCAACGGGCCAGACCCCACCTCCCACCGGACCGGCCGGCTACCGTTTCTGCGTGCTGGAGGGTCAGGAATGCAAGTTCAGCGGCCAGAAGCAGGTGGCCTTCGGCGCGGCCGGCCGCTACCTGTCGGGCCTGACCACCGACGGCTTCCGCTGCACGGTGGCCGAGTGGGGTTCGGACCCGGTGCCCGGCAAGGCCAAGGCGTGTTACATCAAGGATGACAAGCCCACACCCTGA
- a CDS encoding ROK family protein yields the protein MPSDTPSPALLALDIGGTSIRTAVIEAGRIVERREVRTPKPSTPDAVIGAAQALAAPLAPAAAAVGVACAGAVAGGKVTATAIHTFPGWTDVPLAQAIHAGLGLPCAVLNDARAAAWGEYVAGAGRGTREFMFVTVSTGVGAGLVLGGRLHLVGNGLDAELGFVSVPAAWGEGTEVAALGRLGPLEFETSGTALGLQARALGLNDARALADAAETGNPEADTPYRRSAALIAWKIADVAALLGVTTVALGGSVGLRAGYLERVRGQLAHFPPRYQPRVVHAELGADAGLIGAARWAERQEQK from the coding sequence GTGCCCTCTGATACCCCTTCCCCTGCCCTGCTCGCCCTCGATATTGGCGGCACGTCCATCCGGACGGCGGTGATTGAGGCTGGCCGCATCGTTGAGCGCCGGGAAGTCCGCACCCCCAAGCCCAGCACCCCGGACGCTGTGATCGGCGCGGCTCAGGCGCTGGCTGCCCCGCTGGCCCCTGCGGCGGCGGCGGTGGGCGTGGCCTGTGCGGGCGCGGTGGCCGGCGGCAAGGTCACCGCCACCGCCATCCACACCTTTCCCGGCTGGACCGACGTGCCCCTGGCCCAGGCCATTCACGCGGGGCTGGGCCTGCCGTGCGCGGTGCTCAACGACGCCCGCGCCGCCGCCTGGGGTGAGTACGTGGCCGGGGCGGGCCGGGGGACCCGTGAATTCATGTTCGTGACCGTCAGCACCGGGGTGGGAGCCGGACTGGTGCTCGGCGGGCGGCTGCATCTGGTGGGCAACGGCCTGGACGCCGAACTGGGGTTTGTCAGCGTGCCCGCCGCCTGGGGAGAAGGCACAGAGGTCGCTGCGCTGGGACGGCTGGGACCGCTGGAATTCGAGACCAGCGGCACCGCGCTGGGGCTTCAGGCCCGGGCGCTGGGCCTGAACGATGCCCGCGCCCTGGCCGACGCCGCCGAGACGGGCAACCCTGAGGCCGACACCCCCTATCGCCGCTCAGCCGCCCTGATCGCATGGAAGATCGCCGATGTGGCCGCGCTGCTGGGCGTCACCACCGTGGCGCTGGGCGGCAGCGTGGGGCTGCGGGCCGGGTATCTGGAACGGGTGCGCGGGCAGCTCGCGCACTTTCCACCGCGTTACCAGCCCCGGGTGGTCCACGCCGAACTGGGGGCAGACGCCGGACTGATCGGCGCGGCGCGGTGGGCGGAACGTCAGGAACAGAAATAA